ATTCTATTTCTTCCTTTCAAatagctgcaacaaaaatgtaatgtttctcactctaaacaccaaattttatatcaatttatcatACTTTGTCTTATGTCTTTTttactaatttatcttgtttttgcatattttttatttcatggttttcatattttatttttttaagttagatctatatattttggatatgtattttcatgttttatatgctagattcgaaattttttcaGATTAAACATAATGTGACTGCTTTATGTATTATCCAAgcataaaaaagttatttttgagattttttttgttttgttttcaagccatttgtttttaaatatgtaaGCTTTTCAGATCTGAGTCGAAGTTCAGACTTCACTACGAGGGTTCTAGAaacttttttgttctttcttttttaataattagGTAAGGTGAGATATGAGATCAAATTACTATTATGCCTCAGTATTAGACTTAAATAAACGTTAGTATGACTTGGGTGGATAGAGTTGTACAGCAACAAAACCATTTCTGGTATCAGATTCTTAGTCTTTGTGATAACCCACATAGTACGTACAGGTTCTTCAAGCAATAGCTCTATACCGTAAAGGAATCATCTTTTCTCTTACTTTCGGTTCCAGAATGCATCTTATTCCTTGTTAATCTTATCCTCTTCATTGACGAATCTCTCTCTCAACATGAAGCCTAAGTTGCCATGGAATAAAGTCACATGTTTCTTTAATTCCAAGACTCTCTCTTTTTGCCAGAGAAAtcattttttctctttattcCCTAGAGGACTTTgcggtatatatatataatgagatCAAGGCCCTCCCCAAGAAATCTTTGTGATCAAAACAAGACATGTCAAACGTAAACTTCCTTGAGCTGCAATACAAGCTCTCTAAGAACAAGATGTTGAGGAAGCCTTCAAGATTGTTCTCTAGAGACAGGCAATCCTCATCAGGACTGTCTTCACCTGGACCAGTGGGCGTCCCTCAGCCTACAATCAACGAGATGAGACGTGTTTTCAACAGATTTGATTCAGACAAAGATGGAAAAATCTCTCAGACTGAGTACAAGGTGGTGCTGAGAGCTCTAGGACAAGAGAGAGCGATCCAAGACGTGCCCAAGATCTTTAAAGCCGCGGATTTGGACGGTGATGGGTTTATTGACTTCAAGGAGTTTATAGACGCACACAAAAGAAGTGGAGGGATTAGATCTTTGGATATACGAAACGCTTTCTGGACATTTGATCTGAACGGTGATGGGAAGATAAGCGCAGAAGAAGTGATGTCGGTTCTGAGGAAACTTGGTGAGAGGTGCAACTTAGAAGACTGCAAGAGGATGGTGAGAGCTGTTGATGCAGATGGAGATGGATTGGTTAATATGGAAGAGTTCATGAGGATGATGACTCAATCTATGAACATTGTCTGAAAATATCTTTCTCTACTATTGTAATAAAGGTTGTTATTTATACATATCttatttcaaaaacataaatgtTGCAAATTTAAAACAGACATGATCGCAAAGACTCTCCCAGTCCCAGTTATCGAGGCGCCGTTTGCTCGTCCCCTCTCCGACGCCGGTGGAGTCATGGCTCGCCGGCGTCGACCCTCTAAAACTCtatgtctctctctcctcttatCTTCTATCCGTTCAAGCTCTCTGGTTTCGTCCGTCTCCTTGTCTTGGTCGGAGAACATTGTGACTGTTTCGTTTTCCGGGGGCTCCCGGTCTATGTTCTCGGTTTCCTCTTCGGCTCACCGCCTCACGCTTACCGTTATGTGTCTTGTTGGGCTCAGATCTGTAAGAATCAGCTCCCGTTTCATCGTCATCGCTCCTGTTCGTGCTCTCATCGTCTCTCACGCCGTCGACGGTTCTCCGTTGAGACCGTCTCTCAAGGTGAGCAGGGACGACGTGGTTAAGCCTTTCGGATCGCTTTCCACCGGAGTCGTTATTTTCTGGGGGGTTCCCCACTTTTCCTCTGTTACTGTCAGCCACAACCACCGTGACTCACCAATGCTCTGCAACTGCAACTCTGGTTTAACAGCCGGAAAAGCCTTAACCTTCGAGGTAGTCACGTCTCAAAACCCTAGATTTATGAAGCACCGTTCAGATCTACCGCCGTCCCCGCTAGTTATGATGTATGCTTTTTTGTTGTCTCATCGAGGAGGAGATCTGCTCCGACGAGCCTCTCCGCGGCGACTTAGATTTATTTCAGAAGACCGGAGATCAGCACCAACACTCACCCCCTCATCTGTTCCGCTCAACCGTCGCTGCTCCCTTTCCGGCGACCCGAGCTCCTGTCAACGTCAACGGAACAGCATCGCTCAAGCCTGTGAGATGGGCCTATTTGCTTGTAGATTGGGCCTGGTGAGCCTTCTAAATTTCATTTAGTCTCACAGCATAGTTTCAAAGCCCATTTGTTTATGGGGTAGGCTGGTCTACTTGGCCAGTTTGCTAAAGAATTCCGATGGGTTCATCGGGTTGTTTACCGAAACCAATATGCTTACAATGTCATACCTCTCTTTCTTGAAGAGAACACTAATTGTCTTTTTACCGGTGGGTTCACTGGGCTCGTTGTCATCTTCATCACCATactcatcaccatcatcatcatcacctgcCTTCTCTCGAAGAAGTGTTTCCCCTTCTGCCCATGTGCGAAGGTGTATTTCCAAGTCTATAACCGTCTTGCTATCTTGTGGAGCGGTCCGTTCGGGGCCTGAAGATGCAGCGGATTTCGTTTCGACGATATTCCGAGGTGCGGATTGGATATCAACGTCACTTTTCAATGTGACTAAATTTCAACCTTCCGGCACTGCCGTGAATTTGACGCATTCAAGCTTTGCTATGAATTCGCTGTCTCTTTATCTTAGAGGTTTCTCTAAATCTATTGTTTGTGTTGTATGGTTTTATGTTTGTAGTTCTATGAACTCTTGTAGACTTTAAGTTTTTTAATGAAAGtggtgttccaaaaaaaataaaacagacaTGATCACCAATGTTCTGCCAAATGAGCAAAAAtggataaaaattaataaattatacaaaagCTAGCATGTGGAGGAGCACAAACTTAAAACCTTATGTAAAAGGGTCTAAAGCCGATGGACTTTGTTACAAATACTATTTTCAGTTCCCAACTGCTAGCATAGTTCTAGAGAGCTTGGAAGGTTATATAGGATGTGAAAACAAAGCCACCTCTGCCACCCTGAACTCTACCAGTAATCGCCACAAGAACATGTACCATACTGAAGTGATGGACACGTTTGTTGTCTCTCACAATCAACTTTCTACCAATGATTTTAGACATGATCTTGATAAAGTTGTGGCTGTCATTACACACACGGAGATTCTTGAGGATTGTAAGGCTCTTTCTGAGGTGGGGTGCATATGATGCCATAAGCAATCGCTAACCTCTCATTATGGTAGAGTAGTACTTGTTCTTTAACCTCCTCATCAATCTCAAGTAGAACACATCGAGTGTCTGGAACATAAACCGATCCCTTCTTTGCAGCATCTCCTTGGCTTCATCCTTGtaaaaattataagttttataaaattatttttatattttaatatatatggatCAGTCAGTGCCGGCCCAGCATTGTATCATGCCTAAAGCATGCAAAAAATTCAGGTTCATAGGAAGTATGATAACAGCTTTCGCCATTGTACTATGTACACGTTTGACAAAATTTGACGCTCCTTAACACTTAATATGCTGGTGTCTAAAGCCCTAACTTGTTGGGCTTTAGGTCAGGGTCAGAcctgatataaatatatatatatggatatatgCATCTAACGTGTTTccatttcttagttttttttaaaaaaattagcttTTTCACTTTCATATGATTTCAGTTCCACGTACCCGTTTCTgattccatgtaacataggttATAAGAAttagaaaagatatcaaatttttgtaaaaaaaattctaaaaatttgtATCAAGTATCTAGGTTTGGACCGATATATGACACTATTAGATTATTAGCCCTCCCACCAACTTCGATAACTTGCAATACGGATGGAGCCTGGATGAAGGATTCTTTAACTTCAGGGACAGGATGGATTCTCAGAGATAGTGGGGGAGAAATCAGCAGAGGAGGAAAGACTCACCGACATGTATCCTCCGCCATGATGGCAGAAGCCTTGGCGATTAGAGAGGCCCTTCTCCACGCTGGCTCCATCGGCATCACCTCAATCTGGCTAAGATCAGATGCTCAAGCGCTACTCAAGGCGATTTCCACGAAACGATCACCGACAGAACTCCATGGTATCCTATCGGATATCGATACTCTGTCTTCTTCTTTCAGTTTCTGTCGTTTCTCTTTCTGTTCTAGGGTTGTTAATGGACTAGTAGCAGACTCCATAGCAAAAGCCCAACTTTGTATCTTGAACCCTCCTTCGGGCCCCTTTTAATTTATCTAATGAATGTCTGGTTGCGCAAAAAAAGATTATTAGCCTAATAGTTATACTTATCTCAGAATGACAGTTAGTGACTTCatcaatatttgttcaaatgAATGAGATGTGGAGATGCTAGAATATTTTGCATCCATATGATATCCTTTTAGTTAGGAGCTTGGCCATATGTCGAACCAATCAAAGAAATAGCTATTGCTGGATTTTTACAAAGAGTGACCAGGATACTATTAAGTCAGGATATTGGGTTGCTCGAAATATCCTTGAGAGagaaatatatgttatatattagaaaCCCAACATGACTAAACTTCAATCTTTTGCTTGAAAAATTCATGCATTATAGAAGAtgtgtcatcttatatggcagttGGTAACATGATATGTAGTCGCAACAAGAAGCTTGACGCGTCGCCATATGCGATGTGATAATTTTTGTACAAGGTGTGTAGAACCAAATGAGTATGTTAATCATGTTATTTTTGAGTGCCCAGTAGCTTTACATGCATGTGATTTATCAGCTACACCTTCCAACCCCAATATTTTCCCAGCCTCAATTATCTTCACAAATATGAATTACCATTTCTGAAGGAAAAAACAATATCGAAAATCCAATACTGATAGAGATCCTTATCTATAGATACTTCGTTATCTTGGAAAAGATCATAATGATAAATTAGCCAGAGCAATTGACATGAATCCTTTAGAGCTAATCTACATAAACCTAACAACAAGATATTATTGCTTTACAAGTCATATGCATGTGGAACATTTGTTCGTGGATGGTGGTCGGAAAGacataacaaaaaaatccaACTAATGAATATAAGAGATCAAATAAGAAGAGAGTCATCTTACACTCGGAGTTCAAAACACTTGTTTGGACAATGAAAAATATGCTTCAGCATTCTACATATCCAAACTTCGGTAAACTTTTCAACAGAACTGAGATAGAGACATTACAAAGATTTCATAACTTCAGGATATCCTACATCTATAGAGGACAAGATGTTATGGATACAGAAATTTATTTGTCTAGGACTGTAAAGGCTTTTGAtagaaaaatttatttgttgttcGTTTTATTCCGGTTTGCGTTCCAAGACCACcttaagtttgttttttttaacgctgatttattatgatattacaattatgatataagaaatattacatagacgattcgacaaccgacaatactacctgccttatgaggacctacg
The nucleotide sequence above comes from Brassica napus cultivar Da-Ae chromosome A9, Da-Ae, whole genome shotgun sequence. Encoded proteins:
- the LOC106446817 gene encoding calmodulin-like protein 30, translating into MSNVNFLELQYKLSKNKMLRKPSRLFSRDRQSSSGLSSPGPVGVPQPTINEMRRVFNRFDSDKDGKISQTEYKVVLRALGQERAIQDVPKIFKAADLDGDGFIDFKEFIDAHKRSGGIRSLDIRNAFWTFDLNGDGKISAEEVMSVLRKLGERCNLEDCKRMVRAVDADGDGLVNMEEFMRMMTQSMNIV
- the LOC125577996 gene encoding uncharacterized protein LOC125577996; protein product: MIAKTLPVPVIEAPFARPLSDAGGVMARRRRPSKTLCLSLLLSSIRSSSLVSSVSLSWSENIVTVSFSGGSRSMFSVSSSAHRLTLTVMCLVGLRSVRISSRFIVIAPVRALIVSHAVDGSPLRPSLKVSRDDVVKPFGSLSTGVVIFWGVPHFSSVTVSHNHRDSPMLCNCNSGLTAGKALTFEVVTSQNPRFMKHRSDLPPSPLVMMYAFLLSHRGGDLLRRASPRRLRFISEDRRSAPTLTPSSVPLNRRCSLSGDPSSCQRQRNSIAQACEMGLFACRLGLRTLIVFLPVGSLGSLSSSSPYSSPSSSSPAFSRRSVSPSAHVRRCISKSITVLLSCGAVRSGPEDAADFVSTIFRGADWISTSLFNVTKFQPSGTAVNLTHSSFAMNSLSLYLRGFSKSIVCVVWFYVCSSMNSCRL